In Aerococcaceae bacterium zg-252, the genomic window TGTTTGGTAAATGTGAGAATTGTCAAATGTAATTTTTGTGGGAATGCTTACGGGTATTAAAAGTATTTAGGTAAACAGTCATACTAAGCCACTTCATAGGGAGTGGTTTTTTATTTCGAAATATCGGTATTTTGTCAGTCAAAGTCGTTGGAAAAGCTAGAGTTCTGTCAGTTGTTTTGATATAATTAAAAGTAAAATAGTAGCAATATGAATAATATTCTAGTGAGTGATTCGATTGTAAGGAAAAGGCTAATTTATCAAATGGCGAGTAATGTTAATGTGTAGATTAAGTATGGGAAAATAAGGAGGTAGCACCAATGGGGAGTGCAGAACAATTAAGAAAAACATTGTTTTTTGGTTATTCACGAGCTTCTGTGGAGGAGAAAATTCAGCAGATGCATCGAGAACAAAAAATGTTGAAAGATACGGTCAAAAATCAAGAAGAAACAATCAATGATTTAAAAGAACGTTTAGCACGTTTTGAAAGTAAAGAATTGTTGATTTCAGAAGTAATTGTTGAAGCAAAAGATTTAGCAAAAAATGTGATTAAAGATGCACATGCTGAGGCGTCAGACATTCGAAGTTCAACGGAAGAAGTAGTAACGAATCGTCTTTCTAATTTTGAATTATCCATGGCAGAGCTAGAAGCTATTAAACGAGAAATCGTACTCCAAGAAAGTTACTTAAAAGGGGAGTTGAAATCCGTTTTACAAAAGCACATGGACTTCTTGGAAACAATTGATTTATCTACTTTTGGAAAAATTAAAGAAGAACTTGATAGAAGTATGGATTTGGCAAAAACTGTCAAAGAAGAAATTCAACAAACCGAAACGGAAAAGCAAGAAAATAATAATCGCAAAATTATTGACCTTATTCCCAAGAGTAAAGTAGTTGAAGTAGAAGTGGACGAGATTCCCACTTATAATTTTGAGCAATTGAGGTTTTAAGTAGTGTGTATAGAGCGCCAGTGAGCGAAATGAATTAGTAAAAGAAGTCATTTCAGTTAATGGGAGCTAGAATAAGGAGGGACGTTAATGGATTCTATTAATAAGGCATTTAATGAATTGTTGCTTGAACGGTCATTTCCACTGAAACAAGAGAATATAACTGGTGGAATTATGTATAAAGGACAAATGGATTTTGGTACAAAGACGGTTCCTTTTGCCATTTCTTTGATATCCGAACAAGATCAAGGGATTGCCCAACTTGCCTTTTATTCTATCGCACAGTGTATATCCGAAGACCAACGAATAAAATGGCTTCATTTTATCAATGAATGGAACGACATATATGGTACTGGTTATTATCTATGTTTAGGTCGAGATAATCAAGTTTATATGCGTTATGTTTTATCCGTGTCGGAGCAGTCGGTAGAACAGATTTTTCGAGGGGTTATTTTAGGAAGCACTCTTGTTAAGCAGGTTGTCACTGAGATTGAGATACAATTTAGTGAGAATTAAACGGTTTAAAAATGAAAAAAGTGAGAAAAATTTTTTCAATAAGAGTTGTAAAGTTTACAAGATTTGCTATAATAAAACAAGGACTGATTTAGATGAATATCTAATAGAAGGTTACTAACAAGTTGGAGGGAGGGGAATCATATGTCAAAAACAGTAGTTCGTGATAACGAATCATTGGATGACGCTCTTCGTCGCTTCAAACGTAACGTTTCTAAAACAGGTACTTTAAGAGAAGCTCGTAAACGCGAGTTTTACGAGAAACCATCTGTAAAACGTAAGAAAAAATCAGAAGCAGCTCGTAAGCGTAAGTTCTAGAAAACGTATTGAGCGATAAGCCAAGACAAATTAAAGTTTTAAACTTTGCAAAAAAACCATTATCCTTTGTTGGATAGTGGTTTTTTTGTTGGAGATTAGTACGAATCGGTTGCTTGTGATGATGAATATTTATAAATAACACTAAAATAAGCAAGGAAGATTGTCACAGCATCTTGTCTAAAATAAACAGAATTTAAGTATTGAAATCGAAGTATTGATTATAGTTTCCGAGAGGGAAATACTAATATAAATGCCTAAAAATACTTGAAAACCTTAACATATATTTTAAATCACAAACTATTATAATATTTAAGTTTTTGTATAAATAGCAAAGAATGTGTACTATATAAAAATTAATAAAATAATACAGTTTAATTGATGTTTTATAACAGAACATAAAGAGTATTATCATAAAAATATGAAAATATTAGTGAAATTACTAAAAATAGATAGCGTAAACATCATTTTGAACAACGTTTCACAAACCGTAAAAAACCTTGATTGTATCGGATGAAAAAGGCTTTTTCACTTGCATTTGCATAGGGTTAGTGATACATTAGGTAATGTAAATAAGGAGTTAAACAGAAATTCGGGCTGTTTTATTCTGATTTAAAAAAAGGAAGGAATGTGTGCACATATGGCAAAGAAAAAAGAAGCTGTGACAATCGAAGCATTGTTGGATCCAAATAACTTCGATTTTAGCACGGTACAAGTTATCAATGAAGAAGGTGAAGTGGTAAACGAAGGTTTATTACCAGATTTATCTGACGAAGAACTCGTTCAATTAATGGAAGATATGGTATGGTCTCGTATTTTACATGAGCGTTCAACAGCATTAAACCGTCAAGGACGTTTAGGTTTCTATGCACCTACTGCTGGTCAAGAAGCATCTCAATTAGGTTCAATCGCTGCTATTGAAAAGACTGACTTCATTTTACCTGGATATCGTGATGTTCCACAATTAATTAAACATGGTCTACCATTACACCAAGCATTCTTATGGTCACGTGGTCATGT contains:
- a CDS encoding 30S ribosomal protein S21, which produces MSKTVVRDNESLDDALRRFKRNVSKTGTLREARKREFYEKPSVKRKKKSEAARKRKF
- a CDS encoding DivIVA domain-containing protein, which produces MGSAEQLRKTLFFGYSRASVEEKIQQMHREQKMLKDTVKNQEETINDLKERLARFESKELLISEVIVEAKDLAKNVIKDAHAEASDIRSSTEEVVTNRLSNFELSMAELEAIKREIVLQESYLKGELKSVLQKHMDFLETIDLSTFGKIKEELDRSMDLAKTVKEEIQQTETEKQENNNRKIIDLIPKSKVVEVEVDEIPTYNFEQLRF